Proteins found in one Candidatus Nomurabacteria bacterium genomic segment:
- a CDS encoding type IV secretion system DNA-binding domain-containing protein, translated as MADKASLLLVEIPRTNDKKELSAEQMFAALHGILKPKKSYFGDTHQSQDKISFEIAAIGQRIRFYIWVPKHLQAFVEGQVYAQYPTAQISETEYDYTERPLNQSVIHSTELVLTDNETLPIKTFPSFEVDPLAAITATLAKLNQPNEEMWVQVIVRPVSDEWHKKSAKMVRRIKAGGWSSSGSGLSYLGQALGAIVKPPEPGASTTSYEPTERDKTRMTAIEEKSRKLGYQVKVRIIYTGNDEATARQRMQAMVGTFKQFNTTNLNGFQSKYPSFDRMKVNEYANRAFTDKGYILNIEEVASLYHLPHTSVETPNIVWATTKTAEPPSTLPTYGSVPEESLSLFGITNFRGTHEMFGALRSDRGRHMYIIGQTGTGKSGLLELLTLSDIYYNQGFAVIDPHGDYASNVIKYIPKNRIKDVIYFNPADSKYPIGFNPLELSDSTSKGQVSSELVGVLKRMFESWGPRLEYILRYTILALLDYPNATLLDITRMLVDKPFRNDVIAHVDDPVVKNFWLSEFASWNEKFASEAVAPVLNKVGAFTANPLVRNIVGQPKSTFNIRQAMDESKILIVNLSRGLVGEDNAAILGSLFVTKIQLAAMSRADIPDLANRRPFYLYVDEFQNFATDSFAVILSEARKYGLNLTVANQYISQMAEPVRDAVFGNVGSMVSFRVSPDDSPFLVKYFEPQFEATDLSQFHNRHFVASMSINGEKASPFSATTLNIPPVLEDNSDKIIEHSRKTYAGDLHTVEQQIRAVTLANTPKSSSPAQSNPLQQRNSSASTSTRPMSKHVIGVTATRAQQPEPQKLSESQKRRLRRKRAAEAQARDAASATNPKPQTQSLDETNQTLTKDNTLHLR; from the coding sequence ATGGCAGACAAAGCCTCACTATTATTAGTTGAAATACCACGCACCAACGACAAGAAAGAGCTCTCTGCGGAGCAGATGTTTGCTGCGTTACACGGAATATTGAAACCTAAGAAGTCATATTTCGGTGATACCCATCAGTCGCAAGATAAAATAAGCTTTGAAATTGCTGCAATTGGCCAACGCATCCGGTTTTATATTTGGGTGCCAAAGCATTTACAAGCCTTTGTAGAAGGGCAAGTCTATGCTCAATACCCCACTGCACAAATATCAGAAACTGAGTATGATTACACAGAACGTCCACTGAACCAAAGTGTAATACATTCTACCGAACTAGTATTAACCGATAACGAAACGTTACCTATAAAAACCTTTCCTAGTTTTGAAGTAGACCCATTGGCAGCAATCACTGCGACCCTTGCAAAGCTTAACCAACCGAACGAAGAAATGTGGGTGCAGGTAATTGTCCGCCCCGTGAGTGATGAATGGCATAAAAAAAGTGCCAAAATGGTTCGGCGTATTAAGGCTGGTGGATGGTCTAGTAGTGGCAGCGGTCTGTCATATCTGGGGCAAGCGCTCGGTGCGATTGTAAAGCCACCAGAGCCAGGTGCGTCAACTACAAGCTACGAGCCCACAGAGCGCGATAAAACACGCATGACCGCAATAGAAGAAAAGAGCCGCAAGCTAGGCTACCAAGTAAAGGTTCGCATTATCTATACAGGTAATGACGAAGCTACCGCCCGTCAACGTATGCAAGCCATGGTAGGCACTTTTAAACAGTTTAATACCACAAATCTTAATGGTTTTCAGAGTAAATACCCCAGTTTTGACCGCATGAAGGTCAATGAATATGCTAACCGAGCATTTACCGATAAAGGCTATATTCTCAATATAGAAGAGGTAGCGAGTTTATACCATTTACCACATACATCGGTAGAAACACCAAATATTGTCTGGGCTACCACTAAAACAGCTGAGCCACCAAGTACTTTGCCTACCTACGGCTCTGTACCAGAAGAGAGTCTCAGCCTGTTTGGTATTACTAATTTTCGGGGAACACATGAAATGTTTGGGGCCTTACGTAGTGATCGTGGTCGCCACATGTATATCATCGGTCAAACTGGCACCGGTAAATCTGGGCTGCTCGAACTTCTTACCCTATCTGATATCTATTACAACCAAGGGTTTGCCGTGATTGATCCACACGGAGACTATGCAAGCAATGTCATCAAATACATACCCAAAAACCGTATTAAAGACGTGATCTATTTTAATCCTGCTGATAGCAAGTATCCCATTGGCTTTAACCCGCTAGAATTGTCTGATTCTACTTCTAAGGGGCAGGTGAGCAGTGAACTCGTCGGTGTGTTAAAACGCATGTTCGAATCGTGGGGGCCGCGACTCGAATATATCTTGCGTTACACAATTTTAGCGCTCTTAGACTATCCGAACGCAACATTACTAGATATTACCCGGATGCTTGTTGATAAGCCGTTTAGAAACGATGTCATAGCTCATGTAGACGACCCTGTCGTTAAAAACTTTTGGCTTAGTGAGTTTGCAAGCTGGAACGAAAAGTTTGCCTCAGAAGCAGTCGCGCCGGTACTGAATAAGGTTGGTGCATTTACGGCAAACCCACTCGTACGAAATATTGTTGGGCAACCAAAAAGTACCTTCAATATCCGCCAAGCAATGGATGAAAGTAAAATATTAATCGTCAATCTATCCCGGGGACTTGTTGGTGAAGATAACGCTGCCATTTTAGGGTCGCTATTTGTAACTAAAATACAATTAGCCGCGATGAGCCGTGCAGATATACCAGATCTTGCTAATCGGCGCCCATTTTACCTGTACGTAGATGAATTTCAGAACTTTGCCACCGATAGCTTTGCGGTCATTTTAAGTGAAGCCAGAAAATATGGGCTAAATTTAACGGTTGCTAATCAGTATATTTCACAAATGGCAGAACCTGTCCGTGATGCAGTGTTTGGCAACGTAGGCAGCATGGTAAGTTTTCGGGTTAGCCCTGATGATAGCCCTTTTTTGGTTAAATATTTCGAACCACAATTCGAAGCCACTGATCTATCACAATTCCATAATAGGCATTTTGTCGCCAGCATGAGTATAAACGGAGAAAAAGCGAGTCCCTTTAGCGCCACAACACTTAATATCCCGCCAGTGCTAGAAGATAATTCAGATAAAATCATCGAACATTCCAGAAAGACCTATGCGGGCGATCTTCACACCGTTGAACAACAAATACGAGCAGTTACACTAGCGAATACACCTAAATCGTCGTCACCGGCGCAATCAAACCCTCTCCAGCAACGTAACAGCAGCGCATCAACGTCTACGCGCCCCATGAGTAAGCATGTCATAGGTGTAACCGCTACACGTGCCCAGCAACCAGAGCCACAAAAGTTGAGTGAAAGCCAAAAAAGGCGATTACGAAGAAAAAGAGCCGCCGAAGCACAAGCGCGCGACGCTGCATCTGCAACAAACCCTAAGCCACAGACACAATCGTTAGACGAAACCAACCAAACTCTTACAAAAGATAATACGCTCCATTTGCGATAA